The Ananas comosus cultivar F153 linkage group 20, ASM154086v1, whole genome shotgun sequence region tatgcagcgtatctctgtcgagttcaatcaggctctcaaaagccaaagtcaCATAActgactcaaactggtctaacaaccaacaggtaacgtgccctcagcacaattcGACGCCAAataggcgatacgggtccacagTCAAcctcgacggcacccaacagtccggaacagcctgaacgctacagtaaaaatacactcggcattcCACCACGAGcataactgaaatctaaactatctgGGATACCCATTAagaggatactgcaacagtaaaaatttatagaaaggcccctagggctaaatcaggtaatttaagcatatgacgatcATAATCGCAAGTTTTCTTCTAAGTCtcatccaagtccaacatgtacatATATCCAAAGATAATAACtaaggctccaattcagattatgAATCATAGTAAATCAGTGAACCGAGCAATTGCTATACACAAAATAATTCCACgaatacatgtcgactatataggcacttaggagtaaaccgatgattaacccacctaaATCGCAAATCCCCGACAGTGAAGAAGGTCACCGAGTCCCTGTCAAGCTCGACGCAGCTCCCCAAACCAGCGACAACAACGCTGCACGGGTCTAAACATAGAAGCCCACAATAAGCCTCGAATCTGCCCAAAGCAACAACAGTAGAGAGAAACAGTGATatgaccaagctaaccttcaccaaattcgGCAAGtaaaggcttcgtggatttctctcgaagtcccgaatccaaccaaatctcgtcaaaatccgacgctcctacgccgaGAACGAGCCAAAACGCCAACGATCGACGCCGAAAAATCTGCAAATCAGCACTTAGCTCGAATTTGATGATACTTGGAAATGAAGAAGCAAATCGACGGAACACCCACCTCGATAGCGACTAGCACGAGGGCGACGTCAATAACGGCGAAGATCCACGCTCGCCCAGCCTCCTTGCAACACAACGGCAGCGAACGTACGCTCGAATggcttcgcggcgcgacgtcgacggcgaaacCTCCACCCGAGCTCCCTCCTTGGCTCACGAtcgaagctagagagagaggagtagaaGGACGGTAcaaactatctctctctcagctctacATAAgcctaaatagagagagagggaaagggtgacacgaacgaggtggaaaaagaccaaaaagttcTCCTACCTAccctggcgtaccggtacacgggctagCGTACCGATACaagaagccaacccgagagcaatttgcGCGCAAcctgtgcagtgtaccggtacaccctgatggctgtaccggtacagcaagcagaaaatcagcttttttgcagattttcttgctacatgctgctctcgcgtcgcacagagtccgttttgcgtctatttcgcgcaaacgcgactcagacttatcttgacactctccagagctgtgaCAAGCCTTCACTGccgaacaccagggatctcacatgaGGTATGGGAGAAAATATTTAATGCAATTTATACGGATTTTTGTCACATATTGGTGGATtacaaattgataaaaaaaaaaaatcgtatgTAAAAAAGATGCATTCTTATGTTTTAATCGGTGTCTGAACTTTTCTTTGGATAAAGAATAAccttaatttcaatattttatgtttaattacTATTTACAATGAGCTATAGGAACATAAATTAAAATCCTGTTACTCTAAAGAAATTCTCTGATTCGGGCGCCGTAAACCAAGAACTGGACGCTCTAATCTTCAGGCCTCCACTAACCAACAATTCAGACTTACATTCGGGTGCGGTATAGGGCGTCCTAATCCTGATCCAGCGAATCTCACCTACTCCCAACCACGTGTCAACACGTTCGATAACTTTAATTCAAGCCCAATTTTCGGGCGTCCTAAACTGGATCCGAATTGACTCagtaatacatataaaatagcGCTCAAGAACTGGGTGTCCTAAACCTAATTTGGGCACTCTAAACCTTCAAGAACttcaattttgatttatttcgATGCTCTAAGTTCGTTTTCACATCCacttcgcgccaaaacgacttcGACTCGTTTCGACATTCTACAGAAGTGTCAACTAGCTTATCATACTATAGTCATTTCGCTAGTTAGGCACCAGGATTACTACATAAACTATAAGGAACTGTCTaaagtcttttcaaatataatgtATGCCACCCGATCTGATCTATAAATGCTCTCAAAAGTAATTATTTATCAAGATGTTGAAAGTTTTCAATTGAATTTATTTTGTTGggtatgaaatataaaaatattaattttaatatataattctttttcCATATAATATCAAACTGAAAGGTTCTGAATTTGAAAGCCGCTAAGCTTCCATACTCATGTAATTTTCTTTCGTATAATTCAATTTTCTGTCTTTAGCACAGACATGCACAATGGAAAATGTAGGCTCTTTCAAGggttaattttttgaaaaacaccagttttacaaattttttataacTGCTTATAAATGTATAgtacattttcaaatttatttttttttatataaaatattttgagattgtagatcatatttattaatttatctgTTTTACATTAAAGGTACTTAGGTTTTAGTCTCGGAgattcaattttataaaattgctTCAAGTCTTCTAAAACAGACCTTGTTTGGTGATAATGCATTTTGGCATTCTTGTACCGcatcttatatttttatgtaacCACCAACGAaactttcaatatatttttcctaaaattttattcttatgaATTGTTGATGCACGGACGTTTATAATTTAAAGAGCTTTTAATTCTTTAAATGCACACAatgcacgctacccgcttcatttatttcatttagaaacaaatttagcttaaaatatgaatcaaatagaattcgaatttgggacctcagaTACTAATTACCaagttctttgtcacttgctctaggaacggtcggtacaGTAACATTCTATTGATGGAAGTAATATTATGGATAAACTAAAATCCTGTTTAGAAGGCTCTTGGTCACCTAAAGATAGTCccaaaaagatatttttttatttaaaaaatatatattccgTCTATATAATTAGAAGACTTTCGTTTTTAGATTATGGAAAAgaagttctttttattttccaaatttttttcataaaatattatgaaaaaaatatattgttcacaaaaattttcttttttttacttcaaacagttttttattatattttggaAAAGCAAAACACTCCAAATACTACCATTCAAAAGGTAGTGTAGATCTTACAACTCACATTCTAACattcacaaaaattcaaataatttttaataaaaataaaaaaattgatgtgataAATAGTGAATGGTAGTTTTTGAATGGAGAGAATGTAAGATGTATTTTCTACTTTGGAATTTACAATAGGAATGCAAACCGATCCAGATTAGTGGAGCTTCCACAAAAATCCACCCCAAATGGGGCGACAAGTGattactaaatatatatatatataaaaaatgtaatacaCTCCGACTCCGCTCGGATTCGTCAAGTAAATGGAATGGGAGGGGAGACCTTTTGCTTCTTTTAATCTGTCATGATGTGTCAAAAATTCGCCAAAGATTTATTTCCGTCCCGATTCACTTGGAATAGAATAATAAGTGGAAGCCGCTCTGAATCCGTCCCAATCTGATAAGAAATGGAATGAGATGTAAGAAACGCCTCCAACGCCTATATGTCCTGTTTTCATTTCTAGTCTACCAATAGCATTGCTCATGAGCAAAACTAGCAGAGAGCATAGACCGCGGTCCACGCGATAATTTCACACGGCGTTGCCGGGCAAAACCCCGAGTCCATGACAATTACGCGAAGCAAATCCCAGCGCCGTTCCCCCCTTACATGGCCGAGCGCGCTCCACGTGTCCCCTAAGGCCCACTCTCTATCCATCCCTCCCCAGCTTCCGTCTCCACCCCTAACACCAAAATCAATCACAACCCcgataataataacaacaacaacaaaagagaaaacttAAGAATGGCGAGCGAAGGCGAGGAGAAGAGGGCGGTCGGCACGGCGGCCTACTGGGGCCTGTCTGCCAGGCCCTGCGACTCTTGCCGCGGCGCCGCGCCTGCAGTCTTGTACTGCCACGTCGACGCTGCCTTCCTCTGCGGCGCCTGCGACTCGCGCATCcacggcggtggcggtggcggtggcggtggcaacccgaatattaattataataatacaaataaGGAAATCACCCCACTGCAGCAGCACCAGCAGCGtgagcggcagcggcagcggcagcagcgCCCGCACGAGAGGGTGTGGCTGTGCGAGGTGTGCGAGCAGGCCCCCGCCAGCGTGACCTGCAAGGCGGACGCCGCGGCGCTCTGCGACGGCTGCGACGCCGACATCCACTCCGCCAACCCCCTCGcccgccgccaccaccgcctCCCCGTCGCCCCCTTCCTCGGCCCCCTCTCCGCCGCCCCCAAACCCTTcccctcctcatcctcctcctccgccgctgctGCCGGTGGAATTATCCCcttcgaagaagaagaagagcacgaGCACGGGCACGGGCACGGGCACGGGCacgcgaaggaggaggaggaagaagaggaggaagtaGAAGagacggaggcggaggcggcgtcgTGGCTGCTTCCGGAGCCAACTGCGAAGGAGGCGCTGCTGCCGGCCGACATGGTGGGGGCGGTCGCCGGGGAGGACTTGTTCTTCGCAGACTATCCGTATCTTGATCTGAATTATgccgtgccgccgccgccgcagccgccgatCCTCGCAGCAGACAGCGGCTTTCAGGATGCCGTTACGGATCTCGGCGCCGCCACCGCAGCCGCCGGATCCAAGCACTCCTACGGCGCCTATCCGGATCACTCCCTAAATCACAGTGTAATTATCTTAACCCCTTTTGCTTAAAGTAGTAAAATATCGTTCCCCAACAGcaatatacataaatatttatgaaaaataaagtaaaatgtaaattttctACAATGTAAAATACGCGGCATCGATCGGACACGATCACCTCAAAAGATTCATGTTACTTGTAttctcatttaattttgagtatGAATTTTCTACAATTTAAAACAAAACAGTAGGCACCGATTGGACAccattttcatataaaaaaaaggggatgATTCTGATGCATACTGTAGATCTGTTGTCGTATTAAATAAGCCTATTGGTTacgtcaaaaaaaattttcgagaaAGATGTTGTTttattatcaaattaaaaaatcatcaaaaatgacAAAGAACTACACAGTAGATGGACATGATCGTAAAATTTCATCGGTAACATCAAGAGCTTTTGTATTTTCATCTCTTCTAACATAGAAGATAATAATATTTGAATACAACTGCAATAAATTCCTACACTAATTACTTTAAACAACCGAGGCTCAATTTAATAGTTTGTTAAAAATCTCATTACAGGCATTGCTATAAATAGCATTACTAAAAATTGACCATGAACtaacaatttgaaaaaaatagtaCATAATATTCCTTCATCAGTCGAGCCGGCAATTATTGGTACATCAAATTAGATTGATACATCTGAGCCGTCCATATTTTGAGGCCACTATCATTTCTCTAGTTCTCTAGTTCAAGTCGGCATTTTGAACGAACAAAAATTCGAGttcaaatatgaaaagaatattAAACATAAACAAAAACTGTTAATGTTCTCTAGTAATTTAAGCTTTTAAAGAATAACTGAGCGCTAGCGAGGTAGTTCACAGCTTTATTGTTGATTTTGTTGATCTTCGGGGCAATTGTATGGATTTGTAGATGTCGTCATCGGAGGCAGCGGTGGTGCCGGATGCGACAGCGCAGGGGAAGGACCGGACGGTGCAGATGGATCGGGAGGCGAGGGTGATGCGGTACCGAGAGAAGCGGAAGAATCGGCGATTCGAGAAGACGATACGGTACGCATCGAGAAAGGCATATGCAGAGACGCGGCCGCGCATTAAGGGGAGGTTCGCAAAGCGGGCGGAGGTCGAGGCCGAGGTCGGGAAGATCTactcctcggccgccgccgctgtcgccGCCCTCATGGCGGACTCCGACTACGGCGTTGTACCATCATTCTAAGATACATGGATATGTATATAATCAACATTCTTATTTCTCTTCCGCTCTTCGGCTTGTGACGAGTTCAGCTCAACGAAGTACACACGAACAAACTATTTCATGAAGGCTTTATTCAAACCACGCATCTCACTTTTTTTATGTCACCATTATTTCTGTAGCAAATTCAAtacaaaaatagcaaaaaaattttgcgAATTAGTTTGTTAGTCCACACTTCGCTGAGCTGAACTCActcttagaaaataaaaatgtgccAAGAACGCTCAAGTATAGGCATTTTGAAATGGGCCTCTcagctttatatatttttaatcaacTCTTGCTCAACTTCCAATCTAGTTAATTAGCTACCAGTTATTAACTATATATGTTAATTTTGTTtgctgaaaaataattaaagccattaaatttaatgaaattaacTGTTAGTTCAATTAGCTGAAAtcactttatttaaaaaaatgaaaatgttaaaaaagtgttaataaaaaagaataaagttgGAAGGACTATTTCGTACTGGACTATAGGTGAGGGGGTCTTCATACATTAATTTTTACCATATGtaggattaatatatatatcatcatgttgtAATTTCTCTGCCCTttttattgtaatatatatatcatatgtaAATTATTACTATTGCaaaaagtttttatttaaaacaaagAGGGTAATGACTTTTTGGTATATAACTAATTTGTGTCTCCATTGGTTAATTGGTCTGAATTGTTTTAAGCCCATTTTGCATAATTCACTAGCCttgaaattttgcaaaaataaactggctttttagattttatagatttagtttgaattttcaaacaaattgaccaaaatatttttattctttcttttatctcatttttctctctcgttctttatttttttctctcaaatccTCCTCCACTGTCTCTACGCCGCGACAGTAACGAGAACAGCgccgcctcctcttcctccgccttcgtCTCTGTAGGCACCGACGCCAGCATCGAAGGAGAATAACTCAAGCGAGTACGGATGAGAGCAGAGCGGATAGAGACAATGAGATCGTGGCCGAAGCAGTGCTCGCTGTTGCTCGTGAGAGTGAGGATGAAGACACGACCGCGCTTCTTCAAGGAGTGCTACCGGCGAGGGCGATGGCTGTGGTAGAGAGCGAGGGAGTGATTGCGATAGCGAAAAAAAGATGCagatgatagaaaaaaaaaagaaaaaataaaaaaagtaaagaaaaatattttgtttacaAAAATTGCGAAGAACTAGACAAAAGTTGTACTGTtaagatgaaattgcattgtttcaaaaaaaatgttgcactattttggACAAAAGTTATACTTTTTGAGACAAAAAATgcattctttaaaaaaaaaaattacattctttGGACGAAAGTCGTATTATTTGGGCGaaagttatactgtttctccttctcctttttctttcccttcGCTTGCTCATGCTTCTTCTGTGCTTATCTTTTCTTCACCCTCCATAAGAAAACGAGTGCATATTcgtcatcttcttttttttttttctccggttCTTTACCTTTTtggtagaaaaatatttttctttacttttttattctttatttttttttaatcgatCTGTGTATCTTTTTTCGCTATCATGATCTCTTTCTTGCCCTCTAGCATAGACGCCGTCCTCGCCGAAAGCGCTCTGTTGAGAAGCGCGATAGCAAGCATTGCCTCGGCCACGACCTCATCACCTCCGTCTGCTCCGCTCTCGCCCGCGCTCGCTCCAAGTCCTCCTCCTCTGGTGCCGGCCGGCGTCGGTGCATGTACCGGCGAAGGCGGAGGGAGAGGACACAGTGCTGCTCTTATTACCGTCGTGGAGAGGGGTAGAAAAAAAggagtattttggtcaatttttttaaaatccaacTCAAACttgcaaaatctaaaataagaatttactttttgtaaaatttcaaaactagtaaattttttatacaaattgacattgttttaaagataaaaaagagtTTGAATTCGAGAATAAGATGCGGCTGATAGTTGAAGCACCTGCCGCAAGAAAAGTGTTTTTGGATTTACGAAGCACAAGATTCACGTGGCACAGTAAAAAACATTTTCGTTTATACATTTATTAATGGTCGCAATTGATTCAATATACTTTTGTTTtggtaaaaatcaaaaataagatTCTgcagttcaaagtacaaaatatttaaaagccTATTCAAACATCCACACCCTACTGcagaatcaaataaattataaaacattAAATTAATCAGCATGTTTTTTTATATTAGGAAGGTTTTTACGATGATTGTATTTTAGATATTCAAACTCAAGACGAGATATGATGCCAGAATTTAGATTTGATGGGAAGGGGCAAAAGTATATTGTACATttgtctttaaaaaaaaaaatccaaaatgcaaattataataaaagtttaatgtacaaaaagattaaaaaattttaaaaaacgcGCTCCTTAAACCATGAATCCACCAACATAGAAGGCACAactttttaccaaaaaaaaaaaaaactttggcttctaaaatttataatattttattttttgttatagCTTAATGATCAGGGATTTTTatgtaaaagttgaggggccatGGCCCCTGTGAGCCTCTTAATTAACAGCTACTGTATGggtgaatattttttacatattattttagagttaaaaaaataaaagatcaagGTGCCATGCTTGTGATCTATAAATAATGTCTCTaactatatgaatatattgagacccaagttcgaattctagttgattcacattttcagctaaatttatttctaaatgaaataaacgaagcgagtagcgtgctatctatctctcaaaaaactaTATGAATGTATTTCAAGATACTAGCTTGGAATCAATATAAAATATCTCTAATTAGAAATAATAGGTGAAGAGAATCGACATATCGCCGCAATTTGTGAATctgtgatttcttttttattgttgtaATCTTGAATCATAGTGTTATCaaaattttggattattttcttagtattagaataaaatattctaagTTCAAATTCACAATCTCACGAAAGTGAAGAGATTTAGAATTGACTCTGATTTCACAAATATTCTTTCACATTTATCGTGCAGTACATGAGCGtattagatattatattattggTGGAgttatagcaacacttttttgaaAGGGTCATTGTATGCCCTAGCAACACttgtttttaatgtttttaattatttagtgaCCATAGCCTTCTTTGTTCTAGTAGATTCAACCTTACTTAGATTGAAATGGAcccctaaactttaatatttttttaaaggtcaacgaaatataaaatttatatgactTATGAGCCATTCTGAATCAACTAccagatttttcaaaattttaattttattaaccaACCAttcgatttgtttgatttgaatcattaAACGATATTttcacttcaaaatttaaatattttgtttatcttTGCAAATTTAAGTATTATACTTCATAatttatgtgatttatgagcCATTCTGAATCAGCTAccgaatttttcaaaattttaattttactaaccAACCTTTCGATTTACTACCCGAATGAACTcttcaaaagaccaaaaaagggggaaaaaacaaaaattaaaaaaaaaagaaagagaaagttgCTAATTAGGAAGTAATTAAACTAGATCTGAACTTAAATTACTAGATTCTATTCAATTGCACTCTACTAAACCAAGctttcaaagtttttttttttttgttttttttttctcaataaatCCCCTTGCCTTTTTACCTTAAACAATTAAGAGAGGAGGAAAGCTAAAACTTGAGCCCACCAACACAAACAAACCCACTTGCATTGCCAACCAAACCACCCACAAATTGAAAGATGGGAGGTCACATTAAAGACATGTACAGCAAATATTATTTGTCACACCAACACAAAATAATATCTAAAACTGCTTTGTCGGAAAATTTTAAATGCGATTTGGATTATCTGGGACTTCTGCAAAAATATTGTTTGAATAAGCACCCATAACTTACCGTGTTAttacataattttgtatttttaaaaaacttagctagaaatatgaaataattatgcTTCGAATTTAGGatttcgagtaccaaccaccaaactttCGCTACTTGCACAAGAGACAGCCGGTCACTTACGAGTAatattaatgttttaaaaatcgGGTCGAACAGCGATCCAAAAATATTACGGGATGAAAGATTACTATTGGTCAATCAATGATTGAACTAGTGAGTCAACATAatgtcataaatatttaatttttatttttaattttattacatagaaatatatatattatattctaatattatcaaacttaattatataatactgatttctaaaccaaatttagtagatataaattattaagatttactttttataaaattaatatgtgcttatagaaaataaatttaccgAAGATTATTAAGTCATTacattttaatatgacttgatcAATAAAATTCGGTTGGTTGGTTTGATTAAAATCAGACTAGTTTATTAATTCAACAGTAGAATCGTTAGTTTGAACTGttcaaatgatttttttttttttttacattttaaaggGTTACCGATCGTCtttagagcaagtgacaaaaagcTTGgtagttgatacccgaggtctcaagttcgaatcctaattgattcacattttcaactaagtttatttttaaataaaataaacgaagcgggtagcgtgctgcctatctctctcaaaaaaaaaaaaaaaattaaagggttGAATcaatttttacattattattacCTACAAGTAGCACAATAAACAGTTACAAAAGGGGACATATATCCATTCGATAGAACCAAGTAGCTCAATATCTATAAACCTATATGAAGCCACAATATTTTTTACCACGTGGCATGTTATCCTTTATTCTCATAgcccaactttaaatcaaatcacTTTCTCATCTTCTCAACACCCAACATTTCACCTTCTCACTCCTCtaattacatttacatgcaactttaaatccaactttaaatcaaatcaccttctcctcttctcaccgcccatgtgagatccctggtgttcagttgtggaggcttgtcggcagttctggagagtgtcgggacaagtccgagttgcgttggcgtcaaatagacgtaaaacgggctccgtgcgacgcgaAGGCAGTTTTAGCGaagaaaatctataatttactcattttctgcttgctgtaccggtacagccatcgcggtgtaccggtacactacacAGTTTACGCGcatactgctctcgggttggcttcctGTACCGATACgcgaccccgtgtaccggtacaccagggtaggtagagggctaaatgtgtaatttctctccctcgtttgcATCACCagccctccctctctctatttagCCTTGTGAGGACAGAGAGAGGGAGTTCCTCTGCtgctattttctctctctcactctccatCCGATCTTAGGCTAGGAAGGAGTTTAATTGGagttcgtcgccgacgtcgccccGCGGGATCGTTCGAGCACGTATTTGATGCCGGGGCATTGCGAGGAGACCGGGCGAGCGTGCGACTTCGTTAttcttgacgtcgcgccggtGCTCGGAGTTATCGAGGTGGGTTTTCCAGTTTTTCCTTGATTTTTGGGCAAGTGTTTACTACTTCAACTCGGAAAATTATTGTTTGCTGAAATtcaccgtcgactgttagtatttcagctcgtacgcgacgtaggagtatcggattgcgacgagacttggttcgttggattcgggacttcgaaaGGAATCCACGAAACCCTTACTTgcgaattttggtgaaggttagctagGTCGAAATCCCTTTCTTCTCTGCTGAtgtggattttggactgaattgaggaattttggtgtttttagtttggagttagctcgatttCGAGACTCGGGCATTTTTGGTCGATCCAGCAGGTGGTGTCGCAGCCGAGGGggttccgtgctgccagggattagcgtgcgaggtgggttacatcgatTTTGACTCATAAGTTCATAATCGTCAACATGTATAGATCTcgattttgataatttattctagctcgaattcatggattatatgatagaatgcaaatctgaatttggagcatgtggtaataaattaaatagattatatatgttggacttggaaactgaattaggagaaaacctgcgatttggacctgtcacttgattaaactgcctgatttagctctaggagccgttattaaattgtactgtcgcagtatcttcgagacgagtactccaggtagtttagaatatatctacactcgtgctggttcgccgaggggattttacagggtcgttcaggctgttccggactgtagggtgccgttgaggttgacggtggacccgtatcgcctttttggcgtctgattgtgccgagggcacgttacttgttggttgttagaccagttagagtcgatttcttgactttggcttttcagagcctgtttgagctcgacagagatacgctgcatactcggttgggtagcgcccacgagtgccactccggagtcaggctttgtgctttcgcgttggtgtcgctcatgccagttggacttgctctccacggaccagttagtgtggatagagcctgatagtcgcaacggggcagggacgggtgtattcacagtcccggggacgggtatgcttacagtcccgattggattgggtcagatttgacatttcctacagttggttagtgtagagcatgatagtgtagtgattgatagcggtagagtgtacttcctgcttttcctactattcttgctcccttctgtagacttagtggg contains the following coding sequences:
- the LOC109725743 gene encoding zinc finger protein CONSTANS-LIKE 5-like codes for the protein MASEGEEKRAVGTAAYWGLSARPCDSCRGAAPAVLYCHVDAAFLCGACDSRIHGGGGGGGGGNPNINYNNTNKEITPLQQHQQRERQRQRQQRPHERVWLCEVCEQAPASVTCKADAAALCDGCDADIHSANPLARRHHRLPVAPFLGPLSAAPKPFPSSSSSSAAAAGGIIPFEEEEEHEHGHGHGHGHAKEEEEEEEEVEETEAEAASWLLPEPTAKEALLPADMVGAVAGEDLFFADYPYLDLNYAVPPPPQPPILAADSGFQDAVTDLGAATAAAGSKHSYGAYPDHSLNHSMSSSEAAVVPDATAQGKDRTVQMDREARVMRYREKRKNRRFEKTIRYASRKAYAETRPRIKGRFAKRAEVEAEVGKIYSSAAAAVAALMADSDYGVVPSF